The following DNA comes from Neovison vison isolate M4711 chromosome 13, ASM_NN_V1, whole genome shotgun sequence.
CTGTAATTGCTTCTGAAAATACAAATGGAGTTTCATAGATAGATACCTCTTTCTAATCCTGTTACCCTTCCTCTACAGAGTTATCCACTCTCCTCAATTTGACCTCTACTCTCATGTCtattattatacttttatttccTATGTATGTCCATAAAGAACATGTAATTTTGCTTCTAGTTCATTTAAAGGGATCATACTGTATATATCTGCTATTGCTTTTAATACTTGCTTTTTTCATTGAACATTGTTTCAGGAAATAATTCAGGTTTGATTCACTTACTTTCACTGTTGGGTCATATTTTGTTATATGACTCTACCCAAATTGTGTAATTGTTCTTCTGATGCACGTTTAAATTCCTAATTTTGCTCTTACCAATAATGTTGAAATGATAATTCCTCTATGCCCTTGGCCACGCGAGTTTCTTTGGAGTCCTTTCTTTGAAATCTATCTTAAGGAAGTAAACTGGCAGGGTAAAGACTGACATATTAATTAGATAAAGTGGAAGTTCTGTGTTTAAATATGATCCTGTGCATGGCATATAGGGCACTGTGTGGAAGCTTTAAAGCCTTAAGCTACAATGCCTGCCTCCAAGGTTGGGAGAAATTACACGCATGACAGTGGTACCAGGAGGTGTGATGAAGTAAGGGGTGTATGCTGGTAGAGGCAGCTCTGAtgctggagggtttgggccagtGATTCAGACCTTTCTCCCCCAAGTCAGGGTAGACTTGTCTTTGTTAGCTCCATGAGTTGATTTAATTCCAGTCAGGAGCAAAgagttttttattcctttttagcTCTCACTCTCTGTGTTCTGCTCTCTTAGTTCTAAAATTGGTAGGCAGACCCATTCCCTTTGCTATCCTTTAGGATGGATGCACATTCAGTGTTCCAGGCTTTCTTCCATTGTCTGCTAACACTGTTCTCCAGGAAGGTGCATGGGATGTGAAATTCTGGCTTCTTCAGAggtctttaactttttttaaaaaaagattttatttatttatttgacagatagagaccacaagtaggcagggaggtaggccgagagaggaggaagcaggctccctgctgagcagagagcccaatgcggggctcgatcctaggaccctgggatcatgacctgagctgaaggcagagattttaacccactgagtcacccaggcacccccagagatcTCTAATTTTTAGTGCTGATCACCAAACATCCTAGATTATGTTAATTCCTATTACCATTCATTCAAAAGAAATTCCATGAGCCAGCTTTTTTTTTGGCGGTGGTGGGGAGAATCTCCTGGGGAAGAGATTCTGCCTCCTTTTACCCTTGCAGAAGTAGGCCCATGTTTTTTATATGACTGTGTTTGAGTAGGAGCATGTTGAAGTTGTGAAGATTTTGGTAGCAACGCAAAACATGGACTAGAACTTTAATACAGGGTTTCTCAGAATATGGTTCCCAGAGCAGGGGTGTTAGCTtgtgggaacttgttagaaatgccaaTTCTCAGTCCCACCCAAACCTACGAAATCAGAAACTTTGTGACTGGGGTCCAGTgatttgtgttttaacaagcccacTAGGGGAGTCTGAACAGCACCTTGCTTCAGAGGGTGCTTAAATAGGAACTTGGGCTCCTGTTATGGACCTGACTTACTGTACTTTAAGGAAAGGACTTAAGACATAAGGGATGGCTGGCCAGCAGGGCTATTTGTTGACATTGCTTCATCATTAATGACATGAGAAAGGTGTACTTTTACGTTTTTCTTTGTGGAGCATTGTAATAGACAAACCTTTAACTTTTGGAGGCCCCTTCAGTTTCCTTTGTTGGTTATGACCAACAGTAGGAAACAGAATGCCATAAATCCTTGTTTCCAGGGTTACCTCTTGCTGCTGATAACAGGCAGGAAATTAAAGCAATCTGTGATAGTGTTTTGTTCTTATTAGCCACAGATGGTAGCTTTCAGATACGTTGGagcaaaacataaataaatatagcaGGGAAACTTCATTATTGAAGAAAAATGATTTGGCTAGGTCAAGTTTATAGTCTGGGTCCACTTTTATGAAATGGGATATAGGCAGCATTATATTGCTCCATTACCACAAAGCATTAAGACATACAAGGGtcactaggtttttttttttttccttcttttgatttaattttcagTATGTAAAACATTTACATGATTTCAAAGTCAACCAAGTGACAAATTATGTTTAAAGATGTCTTCCTTCTATCCATATCTCTTATCtcctgttttctttgtcttttggggTCATCATTTTTATTAGCTTTTTGATTTATTCTTCCagtgtttcttttaaagataagcatgtaaatgtatatatgttcATATCTCCCCCTTTCCACTTTCTTTTCACAAAAGGTTGCAggttattttcagtcttttttttttttaactcccacTAATAAACCTTTATTTCACTCATTATAACTGAGCAATGAATCTTCCACACTGAAATATCTTCCTTGCCTaattaatccaaaggaaaaaaactgaaatgattaGTAAAGAAAAATCTAGGGACTAACACacccttttaatatgtttttaaatatttttaaggtttaaaagTGTTTAAAGTTTGTAGTTCCTAGTAGGAAAACATTATCTGAATGAATACCCTAATGGCAAACCATTGTAGAATGTTTCCGTTgcatggggagcagaggggtAGGGATTCTCTTCAcagcaccccagctttcttcatgAGAAGGTCGGAGATACACTGGTTTGTATTATTGCGACATCCATTAGGTGATCAAGTTGCTTTTCCTTCAGCTAGGGCTTTATTTGTCAGAAGGGCATTATGCTTGACCTCCAAATTTGGCTGACAATTTACTGATGAGATTCAAAACCTTTGGGTTGCTCTGATATTTTGACATATTCGCTGGGTTCTGGGCCACATCCTGGGAGGCCACCATAACTTCCGGATCCTGCATAGCTGCAAGAACTTCCGAATCACTAAGAATTTCATTGAGCCCAGGCATTCCTGCCATTCCAGGCATCCCCCCTGCCATTCCAGGCATTCCTCCAGGAAAATTACCAGGCATTCCCCCAGGAAAACCACCTGGGAAAGAGCCATACTGAGCTCCTGATTGTTGTCTGGCTTCTTCTTCCCTCTGGGCTCTCTCATGTGCTTCCTGAGCCTTCTTAaccctttctattctttctttgatctctCGCTCTTCACGTTTTCGCTCATATTTTCTCCGATGTTCAGCAATTTTCTGGACCCTTGGTTGAACTTCTCTCAGCATTGCACTAGCATCTCCATCATAATCCAGTTTACGAGCAAGGGCAAGATCACGTGCTGCTTCTTCCCAATGGCCCAGAGGTCTATGTGCTTTCCTGCGCCACTTACAAGGCTGAGCTGAATCAGGATTTATTTCAGTAGCTCTGTCACAGTCTTGAATGGCAGCATTTGGCTTCTGTAATTTGATGAAGACACTGGCTCTCTTGGCATACAGAATGGCCAAGCGAGGATTTAGTTTGATGGCATCTGTGAACAAGTCAATGGCTTTCTGTAGTTCACCATTATTTAGGGCATCAGTGGCAGCCACTTTTTTATCATTTGCCTGATCCATCATTTCCTTGGTTATCTCTACATTTTCATCTCCCATTTCTTGAGGCGCATCAGTATCTGGTTCAATCACACCTTCATGGTCAATTTCTAGATCACGCTCCTCACTTGATGGTTCATCTGTCTTTATGTTTTCCTCCACCTTCTTACtatctggtttttcttccttgataccgtcttctgatttagttttatGAGTGGCAGGTGGTATTTTACCCCCCatgctctccacccactcccacaGGAAACACATTTCCTCGGTGTGCAGAATGCTCGGATCCTGCTTACACACTTTCATGAAAGCCCGAAGTTCGCTCACTTTGTGGGGGTCCATAGTCCAGAGACAGTGGCTGGTGGCAGGCACGGCTGAGGTTGCGACCCGATTCCAGGCACGGGTACTAGCTCAGCGTGATTGTGTGGAAGGGGCTATTCTACAGTCTTTTAAGATTATCTTAAAAAGCTCACTCCATTAAGGGCTACcttaaattcagtaaaattcacCAACTTGGTGTGTACAATATGAATTTTGACGAATGCATGCGGTTGCACAACCACCTGAAGGTATAGACTCTTTCCAGAGCCCAAAAAAGTTTCATTCCACCCTTTTACAGTCATTCCCATCGCTCACCCCTCTGGTCCCTGGTAAGCCAtctgtctgctctctctctttatacttcttttttctagaatttcatacatagttttttgtatgtatgtgtatgactTCTTCCATGTTGTATAATTCTTTGGAGATTCAGCCATATTAGTACAGGTGTTAGTAGCTGTTCCACTTTATTGCTGGGTAttgctctattgtttttataTTCCACTTGGTGGACATTgtcctgttgctttttttttttacttttttatttcgaaatactattttgaaataatattagaTGTCTAGAATACTTACAAAGATAGTACAGAAAGCATCCCTATGCCCTTGCCCCAGCTTCCTCCCATGTTAACATCTCATGTGGCTCATGGTACAGTTATCatcccttaagaaattaaaattggtACAATACTATTAACTAAGCTACAGGCTTTCTGTGGATCTTAGTTTTTCCATTGCATTTAGTTTTCATGTTTCTTTAGTCTCCTCTAATCTATGACACTTTTTCAATCTTCCCATGTCTTTTTAGAAGAGTAcctgttgggatgcctgggtggcacagtgggttaaagcctctgttttcagcttaggtcatgatcctagggtcccaggatggagccccgcatcaggttctctgctcagtggggagcctgcttccctctctctctctgcctacctctctgcctgcttgtgatctctgtctgtcaaataaataaataaaatctttaaaaaaaacaaaaaaagagtaccTGTTGAAGTATTTTgcagaatgtccctcaatttgtCCAGTGATTGGACCACTGTTACACACTTTGGGGAAGGACACCATAGAGGTGATGTGCATTTCTCATTGGGTTATACCAGGAGCTACTTGGTATCGATATGTCTTATTACTGGTAAAGTTAACCTGGATCACTTGGATAAAGTGGTGTTTGCCATGTTTCCTCACTGCAGTTAATAGCTTTCCTTTTCTGTGGTctgtctcttagaagaaa
Coding sequences within:
- the LOC122893115 gene encoding hsc70-interacting protein-like — translated: MDPHKVSELRAFMKVCKQDPSILHTEEMCFLWEWVESMGGKIPPATHKTKSEDGIKEEKPDSKKVEENIKTDEPSSEERDLEIDHEGVIEPDTDAPQEMGDENVEITKEMMDQANDKKVAATDALNNGELQKAIDLFTDAIKLNPRLAILYAKRASVFIKLQKPNAAIQDCDRATEINPDSAQPCKWRRKAHRPLGHWEEAARDLALARKLDYDGDASAMLREVQPRVQKIAEHRRKYERKREEREIKERIERVKKAQEAHERAQREEEARQQSGAQYGSFPGGFPGGMPGNFPGGMPGMAGGMPGMAGMPGLNEILSDSEVLAAMQDPEVMVASQDVAQNPANMSKYQSNPKVLNLISKLSAKFGGQA